The genomic window TCAGCATGTTGAGCGACAGGTCACGGGTCCACAGCACGATCAGGGCGAGGACGACGGAGAGCGGAATGGAGACCGCCGTGACGAGCGTCGAGCGGATCGAGGCCAGGAAGACCAGGATGATCACGACGGCGAAGAGCAGACCGAGCGCGCCCTCGGTCGTCAGACCGGAGATCGACTTGGAGACGGCCGGGCCCTGGTCGGAGACGACGGAGAGCTCGGCGCCGGAGCCCAGGTCCTTGCGGAGGTCGGGCAGCTTCTCCTTGACCGCGTCGGAGATGGCGACGGCGCTGCCGTCCTTGTCCATCGTGGCCATGACGGCGAGGCTGGGCTTGCCGTTGGTACGGGTGATGGAGACGCGCTGCGACTCCTCCTGCTTCACCGTGGCGACGTCGCCGAGGCGGACCGCCTTGGCGGGCTTGCCACCGGCCGCGGACGCGGGCGCGATGCGCAGGTCCTCGATCTGCTTCAGCGAGGTGAAGCCGCCGCCGACCTGGACGGTGCGGCTGCTGCCCGACTCGGAGAAGGAGCCGGCGGGGACGGTCGCGCCGCCCGCCCTGAGCGCCTCGGCGAGGGCCATGGTGTTCAGCCCGGCCTTGGCGAGCTTCTTGTCGTCCGGGGTGACGGAGACCTGGAGGTCCTGGACGCCGTCGACGGTGACCTGACCGACGCCCTCGATGTCCTCGAGGGCCGGGACGACGGTGCGCTCCAGCTGGTCGGCGAGCGCCTGCTGGTCCTTGTCGGAGCTGACGGCGAGGACGACGGTCGGGATGTCGTCGGTGGAACCGGCGATGACCTGCGGGTCCACGTCGTCGGGGAGCTGGACTCGGGCGCGGTTCACGGCCTGCTGGACGTCGGCGACGAGCTGCTTGGTGCCCTCGTCCCCGTAGTCGAACGTGGCCATGATCACGGCGTTGCCCTCGCTCGCCGTGGAGGTGATGCCCGTGATGCCGTCGACGGCCTTGATGGTGTTCTCGAGCGGTTCGACGACCTGCTTCTCGACCACATCGGGGGACGCACCCTGGTAGGGGGCCAGCACCGACACCATCGGCAGTTCGATGGAGGGCAGCAGTTGCTGCTTGAGCTGCGGGATGGCGATCGCTCCGAAGAGGATCGCGACGATCGACATCAGCCCGATCAGGGCCCGTTGCGCGAGGCTGAATCTGGACAGCCAGGACATGGGGTCTCTCTTCTGTGGCTTACGCAGGAGGCGGGCAGGGTCAGGTGCCCGCTTTATACGATCAGCCATCCGCAAGGGTGAATCCGTAGGCCCGAGGTCCGAATCCTTATCCGGGACATACTCCGCCTGGAGTACGGCCGGGTGGAGACTCACTCCACCCTTGGGCGTACCAGGCCCGATTCGTACGCAATGACCACCAATTGCGCACGGTCCCGGGCGCCGAGTTTGGCCATCGCCCGGTTGACATGGGTCTTGACAGTGAGCGGGCTGACCTCCAGCCGCTCGGCGATCTCGTCGTTGGAGTGGCCGCCGGCGACGAGGACGAGCACCTCGCGCTCGCGGCCGGTCAGGGCGGAGAGCCGGTCCGAGTACGCCCCCTCGTCCCCCTCGCCGGCGCCGATCCCGTCCGAATTCCCGCCCTGCGCAAGGAACTTCGCGATCAGCCCCTTGGTCGCGACGGGCGACAGCAGCGCCTCGCCGGCCGCGGCGATACGGATGGCACTGAGCAGTTCGTCCGGCTCCGCGCCCTTGCCGAGAAAGCCGGAGGCCCCGGCGCGCAGTGACTGGACGACGTACTCGTCCACCTCGAAGGTCGTCAGCATCACCACCCGTACGGCG from Streptomyces sp. FIT100 includes these protein-coding regions:
- a CDS encoding response regulator transcription factor produces the protein MTIRVLLADDQALLRSAFKVLVDSEPDMEVVGEAADGAQAVALARSERADVVLMDIRMPGTDGLAATRMISADPALSAVRVVMLTTFEVDEYVVQSLRAGASGFLGKGAEPDELLSAIRIAAAGEALLSPVATKGLIAKFLAQGGNSDGIGAGEGDEGAYSDRLSALTGREREVLVLVAGGHSNDEIAERLEVSPLTVKTHVNRAMAKLGARDRAQLVVIAYESGLVRPRVE